The following proteins are encoded in a genomic region of Arachis stenosperma cultivar V10309 chromosome 4, arast.V10309.gnm1.PFL2, whole genome shotgun sequence:
- the LOC130976986 gene encoding gibberellin 20-oxidase-like protein: MSMYDEIPILDISQPLQPSSLSSLTKAAKEWGFFHIINHGISKDLCIQLQSLSKQFFSLPYDKKLKLGPFSSLKSYTPHFIASPFFESLRVNGPNFYLSAKTSEDLLFHKQDSKLSEMLQEYGNKMEELSKKILRAVLMSLGEGIEKKFLESEFSKCHGYLRINNYSSSQVENNNIIMEDDDDELLVEGLGMHTDMSCITILYQDEIGGLQVKSKNNNNNEGEGRGKWIDIKPSEGTLLVNIGDMLQAWSNDKLRSSEHRVVLRKPSIVKKNNSRFSLAFFWCFEDEKIILAPDEVVGDGNKRFYKPFLCLDYLKFRENNVRGKFEKVGYTVKDFAGIKAQL; encoded by the exons ATGTCTATGTATGATGAAATTCCTATCTTAGACATATCACAACCTTTGCAACCTTCTTCACTATCCTCTCTCACCAAAGCAGCCAAAGAGTGGGGATTCTTCCACATCATCAACCATGGAATCTCCAAAGATCTTTGCATCCAACTCCAATCACTATCCAAACAATTCTTCAGCCTCCCTTATGATAAAAAACTCAAGCTTGGCCCTTTTTCATCTCTCAAATCTTACACTCCTCATTTCATTGCATCTCCTTTCTTTGAGAGCCTCAGAGTTAATGGACCTAACTTCTATCTTTCAGCTAAGACTTCTGAAGATCTACTCTTTCATAAACAAGATTCCAAATTAAG TGAGATGCTGCAAGAATATGGTAATAAGATGGAAGAATTGTCAAAGAAAATCCTAAGGGCAGTGTTGATGAGTTTAGgggaaggaattgagaagaagtTTCTTGAATCTGAATTCAGCAAGTGCCATGGTTACTTGAGAATAAACAATTATTCATCATCACAagtagaaaataataatattattatggaagatgatgatgatgaattaTTAGTTGAGGGTCTTGGAATGCACACTGACATGAGTTGCATAACAATCCTATACCAAGATGAAATTGGAGGGCTTCAAGTGAAatcgaaaaataataataataacgaaGGAGAAGGAAGAGGAAAATGGATAGACATAAAACCCTCAGAAGGAACCCTACTTGTGAACATTGGAGACATGTTACAAGCTTGGAGCAATGATAAATTAAGATCTTCAGAGCATAGAGTTGTTTTGAGGAAGCCATCAATAGtgaagaagaataatagtaGGTTTTCATTGGCATTTTTTTGGTGCTTTGAGGATGAAAAGATTATTTTGGCTCCTGATGAAGTTGTTGGTGACGGGAACAAGAGATTTTACAAGCCATTTTTGTGCTTGGATTATTTGAAGTTTAGAGAGAATAATGTGAGAGGAAAATTTGAAAAGGTTGGTTATACCGTCAAGGATTTTGCTGGGATTAAAGCACAGCTTTGA